The following coding sequences lie in one Bacteroides helcogenes P 36-108 genomic window:
- a CDS encoding 3'-5' exonuclease produces MENFAAIDFETANEQRCSVCSVGVVVVKDGEMTDNYYSLIRPEPEYYTYWTTRVHGLTLADTAQAPVFPDVWREISPRIEGLPLVAHNKAFDESCLKAVFRTYGMDYPDYDFYCTLQASRRVIKGLPDYQLHTVASRCGYRLEQHHHALADAEACAWIARMVFDV; encoded by the coding sequence ATGGAGAACTTTGCCGCAATTGATTTTGAGACAGCCAATGAGCAGCGATGCAGCGTGTGCAGTGTCGGTGTGGTGGTGGTGAAAGATGGAGAGATGACCGACAATTATTACAGCCTTATCCGCCCCGAACCGGAATACTATACCTACTGGACTACCCGCGTGCACGGTCTGACGCTGGCAGATACGGCGCAGGCTCCCGTCTTTCCCGACGTGTGGCGTGAAATATCTCCGCGTATCGAAGGCCTGCCTTTGGTTGCCCACAACAAGGCTTTTGATGAGAGTTGTCTGAAGGCCGTTTTCCGGACTTATGGCATGGACTATCCCGACTATGATTTTTATTGCACCTTGCAGGCCTCCCGCCGGGTCATCAAGGGGCTTCCCGACTATCAGCTTCATACCGTAGCCTCCCGTTGCGGCTACCGGCTGGAGCAGCACCATCATGCCTTGGCCGATGCGGAAGCCTGTGCATGGATAGCCCGAATGGTATTTGACGTATAG
- a CDS encoding ComF family protein: MESVLKTWLLPFVRLFFPCRCAVCGSVLREGEECVCMKCNMDMPRTDYHLRTDNPVECMFWGKLPLERATSCFFYHKGSDFRHVLHLLKYGGRKDIGEVMGRFMAAELMEAGFFEGIDLILPVPLHPRKQKVRGYNQSECIARGISAVTGIPMDVSSVVRQRHTDTQTRKSAYERWENVDGIFCLLSPGCFRRKHVLIVDDVLTTGATVTACADAFRGVEGIRISILTLAVAGS, encoded by the coding sequence ATGGAAAGCGTTCTCAAAACCTGGCTTTTGCCCTTCGTCCGTCTTTTCTTCCCGTGCCGGTGCGCAGTGTGCGGTTCCGTCTTGCGGGAAGGAGAAGAATGTGTCTGCATGAAGTGCAACATGGATATGCCCCGCACGGACTATCATCTGCGTACGGACAATCCGGTGGAATGCATGTTCTGGGGAAAACTGCCTTTGGAACGCGCCACTTCTTGCTTCTTTTACCATAAGGGCAGTGATTTTCGGCACGTCCTGCATCTACTGAAGTACGGCGGAAGGAAAGACATAGGAGAGGTTATGGGGCGGTTTATGGCTGCGGAACTGATGGAGGCAGGCTTCTTTGAAGGTATCGACCTGATTCTGCCTGTCCCTCTGCACCCTCGCAAGCAGAAGGTGCGGGGCTATAATCAGAGCGAGTGCATCGCCCGCGGTATATCTGCCGTGACGGGCATTCCAATGGATGTGTCTTCCGTTGTCCGGCAGAGACATACCGACACACAGACCCGCAAATCGGCTTATGAACGCTGGGAGAATGTGGATGGCATCTTCTGCCTTCTTTCTCCCGGATGTTTCAGGCGGAAGCATGTGCTTATAGTGGATGACGTACTGACTACCGGAGCCACCGTCACGGCTTGTGCCGATGCATTCAGGGGAGTGGAGGGGATTCGTATCAGTATTCTGACGTTGGCTGTAGCAGGATCGTGA
- a CDS encoding inositol monophosphatase family protein → MEELKTLADKVCRIARDAGCFLKEERKKFRLEAVRKKHTHDYVSYVDKESERRIVVALRELLPEAGFIAEEGSAVYRDEPYCWVVDPLDGTTNYIHDNAPYCVSIALRSKRELLLGVVYDPCRGECFCAWKGGGAYVNGVEMAVSSVQDLEEAFVVAELPYNSEQYARTGEHLIHELYGRVAGIRMNGSAALALCYVAAGRFDAWLEAFIGKWDFSAAALMVQEAGGKVTDFYGNDDFMEGHHIIATNGALHPLFVRLAQEVPPF, encoded by the coding sequence ATGGAGGAACTGAAAACACTGGCGGATAAAGTCTGCCGCATAGCCCGTGATGCGGGATGTTTCTTGAAAGAAGAACGTAAAAAGTTCCGTCTGGAGGCGGTGCGGAAAAAGCATACGCACGACTATGTCTCTTATGTGGACAAGGAGTCGGAAAGGCGGATTGTGGTAGCTCTCAGAGAACTGCTGCCCGAAGCCGGGTTCATTGCCGAAGAAGGGTCAGCCGTCTATCGTGACGAGCCTTATTGCTGGGTGGTGGATCCGCTGGACGGAACCACGAATTACATTCACGACAATGCCCCTTACTGCGTCAGCATTGCGCTGCGCAGCAAGCGCGAATTGTTGCTGGGCGTGGTCTATGATCCTTGCCGTGGCGAGTGCTTCTGTGCCTGGAAAGGCGGCGGCGCTTATGTGAACGGTGTGGAGATGGCAGTATCTTCCGTGCAGGATTTGGAAGAAGCCTTTGTGGTGGCCGAGCTGCCCTATAATTCGGAGCAGTACGCCCGTACGGGCGAACATCTGATACATGAGCTTTATGGCCGCGTGGCAGGTATCCGTATGAATGGCTCGGCAGCCCTTGCCCTCTGCTATGTGGCTGCCGGGCGTTTTGATGCCTGGTTGGAGGCTTTCATCGGCAAGTGGGACTTCTCCGCCGCCGCGCTCATGGTGCAAGAGGCCGGCGGCAAGGTGACGGACTTTTATGGAAACGACGATTTCATGGAAGGCCATCACATCATAGCCACCAATGGAGCACTGCATCCGTTGTTCGTAAGGTTGGCGCAGGAAGTGCCGCCATTCTGA
- a CDS encoding OmpH family outer membrane protein: protein MKRNIFYGGLLMFATTLLCACGTDPEIPQFESRTIGTDKVRKVATTELTDAGLTEGSDLRYNYMYSIGSDMYFRGKAYRGDVYGNYSIYKYNPEAGKVTVAWYVSDTNIPIEYAGMESPLSALTALVTQMQDLQGQMDAKDAEMQKIQNERETLRDELYQLDYSSDEYKRIEAAIAKYDEDYNTLYNDRDALKQQYDEKDSERSNLYQSVREIIDAVSNGMSSFSNDKNRMCTYNGKGYSYIETGYSSVFNNKPVLLEFDPATGKIKVNVLEASDDSYLEFIFSTSQGIFAMKNSQIYQYSFTNNNWELKGDLDGSASYDPSALRMFSQSDKLYSTTYEGGTMILRTLNAPYTSVSSTASLVYPHDYGYKDYNSYNSYYGYENYPFAADGKLYIPNGRNFYECDLSSNKVSSVTLPDETNMEYMLCVIGSKLYYVSSSTLYEITF from the coding sequence ATGAAACGAAATATATTTTATGGCGGTCTGCTGATGTTTGCCACAACACTGCTTTGTGCCTGTGGAACAGATCCGGAGATACCGCAGTTTGAGTCCAGGACGATTGGGACGGACAAAGTGAGGAAAGTGGCAACGACGGAACTGACGGATGCGGGACTCACTGAGGGGAGTGATTTACGTTATAACTATATGTATAGTATAGGTAGCGATATGTACTTCAGGGGAAAGGCATATCGTGGAGACGTGTATGGTAACTATTCAATCTACAAATACAATCCGGAAGCAGGTAAGGTCACTGTAGCGTGGTATGTGTCGGACACGAATATACCTATTGAATATGCGGGAATGGAAAGCCCCTTGTCAGCGCTTACTGCACTGGTCACGCAAATGCAGGATTTGCAGGGCCAGATGGATGCTAAAGATGCAGAGATGCAGAAAATACAGAATGAAAGGGAGACATTACGTGATGAGTTGTATCAGTTGGATTATAGCTCTGATGAGTATAAACGCATTGAAGCCGCTATCGCTAAATATGATGAAGATTATAACACCTTGTACAATGACCGTGATGCGTTGAAGCAACAGTATGATGAAAAGGATTCCGAACGTTCTAACCTGTACCAATCAGTCAGAGAAATAATAGATGCTGTAAGTAATGGCATGTCTTCTTTTTCTAATGATAAGAACCGCATGTGTACGTATAATGGCAAGGGCTATTCTTATATAGAAACAGGCTATTCTTCTGTTTTCAATAATAAGCCTGTATTGCTTGAATTTGACCCTGCAACGGGAAAAATTAAAGTGAATGTACTCGAAGCATCAGATGATTCATATCTCGAATTTATCTTCTCTACGAGTCAGGGGATTTTTGCAATGAAAAATTCGCAAATTTATCAGTATTCTTTCACTAATAACAATTGGGAGCTTAAAGGTGATCTGGATGGAAGCGCCTCTTATGACCCTTCTGCTCTCCGCATGTTTTCACAAAGCGATAAGCTATACAGCACGACTTACGAAGGCGGAACAATGATATTGCGGACATTGAATGCGCCTTATACCTCGGTGTCGAGCACTGCGTCTCTGGTTTATCCCCATGATTATGGCTATAAGGATTATAATTCTTATAATTCTTATTATGGTTATGAAAATTATCCGTTTGCGGCGGACGGCAAACTGTACATCCCTAATGGCCGTAATTTCTATGAATGTGACTTGTCCTCCAACAAAGTCTCTTCGGTAACCTTGCCTGACGAAACAAATATGGAATATATGCTTTGCGTGATAGGCAGTAAGCTCTATTATGTATCAAGCTCAACTCTTTATGAGATAACTTTCTAA